Within Triticum dicoccoides isolate Atlit2015 ecotype Zavitan chromosome 1B, WEW_v2.0, whole genome shotgun sequence, the genomic segment cttaTGGCCAGGTTGGGCATTGCATCGCTAAACGTAGTAATAGTAAGTATCTGTTCTTGGCCAAAATAGACCTACTCAATTTTTTCCAATATATTCTACTGCACTTTTCATTTAGTATAAAATAAATATGTACAGCAGATGCTACTTGTAAGATAAGATATTTAAATTGCCTAGAGATTTAGATGGAGTTGTATTTCCTTCTCTTAATTTGATTTAATCTTTTGGCTTTGATAAGACAACAGATAGGACTGGATCATGCTCCTTTAGCTCCTCTTTGATATGCTAATAACGGGCATACtaaaattttgaaacagaagctaTGATGTAACAGTTTTTCTGCCTCTGCATTTTGGTTAATTATCACATgtatttttgtctttgttttgtcctGTCAGAGTCGAAGTGCTCGTCGTAAGAAAATCAAAAGGCAACTTAGGAAGCTAGAGAAAGAAAAGCTGAAAGAGGTATTTTGTTAACTATTTTTTGTGTTCTCTTTTGGCTTCACATGGTATCTTTTATATCCTTATTACTAGGGCATGTTGGGTAGGAATTCGGATAGCACTGCAGATTTGTGAATCACTGCCACTGACAATCTTTGTTGGATCAGTGTCAGACAAAGAGATAAGTTGTTTAAGTAGATGTTTAAATAATCTCACTAATCACATCCACATGTGGACCTTTTCAAATCAAGCCACGCTCTTTCCTTAAATTCTACCTTTTCCAAGACTCAAGAAGACAGTCGGTGAGTTGATATTAGAGTCTCACAAGAGTTTGAACCTGTAGACTGGTAAGGCAATCATTGTCTAAGAATCCGTAGTAGGGTTCATTATTGATTTATGGTTGTACTACTTTACGAGCATTCTGTAACTCATGTTACTTCCGAATGCTTCATTCATCCTCTGAACCCAATCGTCTGGTGATGGCTTCTCTCCCCTCTCATCCCCACTTTATCACCCAGATTCCAGTCTCTCCCGGACACAGCTCGCTAGCCTATCCAGCTTCGCTCTCCCGTGCGAGACCCACCTTCTCCCAGTGGCGCTGCTCTTCGAGATCATCCTGTCTCACCCATCCCGATCCTAAATTGCGCCATGCAGCCGAGCCACGGAGACCTCACCCATGGGGACGGCTGGTGGCAGCCGAGACAAAGGCAACAGGAGGAATCGCGGCAATCGTGGCGGCTGTGAAATGGGCNNNNNNNNNNNNNNNNNNNNNNNNNNNNNNNNNNNNNNNNNNNNNNNNNNNNNNNNNNNNNNNNNNNNNNNNNNNNNNNNNNNNNNNNNNNNNNNNNNNNNNNNNNNNNNNNNNNNNNNNNNNNNNNNNNNNNNNNNNNNNNNNNNNNNNNNNNNNNNNNNNNNNNNNNNNNNNNNNNNNNNNNNNNNNNNNNNNNNNNNNNNNNNNNNNNNNNNNNNNNNNNNNNNNNNNNNNNNNNNNNNNNNNNNNNNNNNNNNNNNNNNNNNNNNNNNNNNNNNNNNNNNNNNNNNNNNNNNTGCAGCAGAGGCGGTAGGAGGAATGATGTTGGTTGTTGTTGCAAAACAAGAAGGTCTGTTCTAAACTTGCACGTGGGGCTGAAAGAGAACCTTAATGTATTTCAATTGGTACCCTACTCCAGTGGCTCTAGATCTCCCATGCGATTAGCACAATTGTCGTACTTGATATGGTCTCATATCTATTGTAGTCATAAAACATAAATGGTGTTAGCCAAACATATTAATCCGCAATGTATATTTGTAGAATGTGGACTGCCAGGAATCACCCGCTGCTGCTGACTGTCCATCCTCAAGCAATCACGATGATCTTCCTTGCCCGTCAAGCAATGAGAATGGCCCTCACTTGCCATTTTCAAGCcatgaagcagaggaggaagaatctGATGCATCAGAAGATATTGTTCCAGTTGTGGTTCGTCCTGGTCACATTCGCTTTGAGCCAGCAGGTATTCCTGAGCCCGTGAAGAGCTAATTCCTGTTAATACGATTTTCTGCATTGCAACAGTTGATTTGTCGATTGGCACTTCACTGATAGTGTATCTGTTTACCATCCCCATTGGGAAAGAAAGCTTGTACGAATTGTAGTGCCCCTGACTACACTGCATGTGAGCTTGCACACATGCCATTATGCATGTCCAAACATGGACACATTCTATGCTCTGTATGGTCAACTGGAAAACGTTTTTTGACATCTTGATAATAATTTGCTATTATTCAAGTTTTTATTATGTTTTTTTTTGTATGAGCTGCTTGCCTGCTTGTGTCCTGCCTCTTGACTCTTGAGTCATACTTGAAGCTCAAAATATAGTGAAATTGTTACGAAATTACTTTCATAGTTTTTGTGGTAGAGTTATTGTAGTCATTCAGTGCAATTTGACATTCATAAAAGAGGCAAACGATTTATGTTGTGTTTTTTTTGGAAAAATACCCTATAATTTGCATCGTGGACCAATTAGTCTGCTTATTTATACCTGAAAGGGGTGGATCCTCAAGGCAGATCATTGTGCTAAGTTAGGAAATATAAAACATTGCTGCTCCCAAGCCTATGAATTTTGTTCCTGAATTGATCTTCTGAGAGAAAATATCCAAGGAGGATAGTTTTACTGTTGCCAAGTGGCACTGCTGGTAGATTGTGTTGTTCACTATGTCTACAGTCACCATTACTTGGATTCACTGTGTCCATAGTCACCATTAGTTGGAAATATTAATATAGTTGGTTTGCTTTTTAGTTACTTAGTCGAGTTTATTTGTTTTTATAGATTGGGTGTATTAGAGATAAGTTCACTTGGCATTGGAGATCTGTCCTATTAGGTCATGGAAGGGACCGCATTGCATCTTTGCTTTCTCTCTCAACACCTCTGTATCTCAGATTATATCCAACCTTCTCCTCTGAAAACCTTTATCCCCTTCAAGCAATGTCATCTGCCTGCCCTCTACTACACAGTAGGTACCCCGATGAACCAAGATTTGTATCACAGTGAGACTAATTAAGGGTCAACTACTAGGCTTCTAAAATAAAAGTTTAGGTTGGGCTGCCAGAATAAGCGGGGTAAGGGGCAGCTTATTTTGGCAGCCACCCATAAGCCCCAAAAGAACTGTCCCGACAGTCAGTTGTCTAAGTGGCTATGGAGCTATATATTTTTTCTGTGTGAATCAACTATATTGCAGTTCCATTTTCCCTTCATGACTTGTATTTTTTTAAACTTTTCTAACAGTTCTATAGGAATCATCATTCTTGTGTTATAGACATCATTATACAAACTTCAATCCCTACCTGAATAATCATTTATTTTGTTTAACACAGAATTATTTGTGTTTCTAGGTGAACCAAATACGTCATCAGCGAAGGAAACACAGGTTTACTTACTTCTCTTTGTCCTTTCTGTTATTCATCATGGAATGCCTATAATGTTCAACCATTCTGCAACAACTAAAATTTGGGGCCTATCTATGTAGTTACTGAAACATGTTGCTTATCCCTCAGTTCAATTGGATGCGTTGTTCTGCTCAAATATTTTTCAACAGACAACAGATGCAAAGACCTAAATGTTGACTTGTGGATTAACTTCTGACTCTGTCCTACATGCTATATTTTTTATTTCATTAGCTTTAGACTCAAAATTAGTACTCCAGATAGCCTATTCCTTTATAAGAAACTTAGATACGAGGCTTATTTCATCTCGACGGGGTACCAACATTCAAGAAGAAATAGCCCACTATGTCAAAACTTTGTGGGAACAACAGATAAAACATTTAAAAAAATTCCCCTAAAAAGCTACAGCTAGGAGGAGAGTATGAAGTCGACAAGCAGCGAAATGGAGTGAACTTTCCTTTCCATATCTTCCAATGTGGACTGAGTTTTATTCTGAAATGTTAATAGTTTGCAGAATATCATCCCTTCCCCATATGTTCTTTAACAGATCTTTTTAAAGCCTTTACACGTGGTTGGGGTGTTAATGATAGGTTCTTTTCCATTTTCCATCTTATATTTAGCTCAAGTTTCATGGGGTATCCAGCGCATGTGTGTGCAGAAATATATAATGCAGATTGGTAAAATCTAAGTTAGATGTAGATTTGAATTATGCATTATCAAGATTACCATTTTATGTACATGAAAATAGGAAATAGAAAATATTGTTTAAGTTGAGTAAAATCAGCATCTACTTCCCTTCCCATTGATGTTGTGCTTCTTGTTGCAGGCAAATTTCACATGGGGTGGAACCATGAGCAAAAAGAAGGGACAGAAGTGGGGAATGAACAACTCAAATAAGAAAAGTGCTCATACCTGCAATCTTGGGAAAATAGTTGGAAGCAATACTGAAGTTAACCACCTTGTGGTAGATAGTAGGGATGAGGAAAATGTTTTTTCTGGGGCCAGTAATCAAAAAGTCAATGAGATCAATCATGATGTGTTAGCAAAGGAAAAATCTGTTGCTGAGGAAGGGAAGTCTGCCAGCGAACCTTTGGACTTTGAAGCTCTGTACCCCCTAACACGTCTTCCAGTGGTATTGGTTTCCGTTAGTTGCTTTGCAGAAGTTGCTTATTCTTAAGCTGTATTTTATTGTCTAGTTTAATTCTCTTTGTGAGCTTACCCTTTTTTTTTCTGTTACAGGAGGGAGATCTGATTGCTTATCGATTGGTTACGCTGTCTTCCTCGTGGTGTCCGGAGATTTCTTCGTATCGGGTATGACACTATTTCTACTAGAAGTTTCAATTTCTTATGGAAGCACTTCTGCATGGGTCATTTGTTGCTTCAAACATGCGAGGGCAAACATGAAAGCAAAACACATCTTAAATATTCGAGCCATCGGCTGTGCTTTAATTTGGGCAACCTATGTTTCATCATTTTACACACTGTTTCAGGTTGGTAAAGTTCTTATGTATGATCTGATATCATCGCGCATCATTCTGTTACCTGTTCCGGAGCATCCAATCATCACGGAGGAAATGACATGCGAGGACGAGTCAGATGCTATGATGGTGGATACGTCACCCTACAAGGAAGATGGCTCCTTGGAGGTAATCACTCGCTCGTGTTCAATTCCCAATCTAGCCACGTGCGCAAACCCGGTAAACATCACCCTCAGCGTCTACTGCATGCAGATTGAGTACTCCAACCTTCTCGATGTAAGACTAGTGAAGGGCAGCAAGCCAGTATCCGCAGACCTTAGCACTCCCATTAGAGAAACAGGGAAGGAAGGCAAATCACCAGTCGGAGAACCGGTCGCCTTGGACGAAAACAAGGGCAAAGTTCATAGCCAGAATGGAACCTCGGTGCCAGCCTTGGACGAAAACAAGGGCAAAGTTCATAGCCAGAATGGAACCTCGGTGCCAGCCTTGGACGAAAACAAGGGCAAAGTTCATAGCCAGAATGGAACCTCGGTGCCACCAGATAGCAGTAAAGGCCCAGAAGCGCCACCAGGTATAGTAGACCTATAGCTAATCTCTTCCTCTATACCTAGCAGGTCTTGCTATTGTACGCGATTTAGAAACAACGTTTTTTTTGCGCAGAGAACACGCGTGATAAGGCCTGGGAGGCAAGCAGCGAGGTCCCAAACGGCAAGCCTGACGATGAAGCCGAGGGGAACAATGGGTGGGGAGCTTGGAAACAGAACGCTAGCACGTCGGCGTGGTCGTATAGAGCGCAGAGAAGCACCGCCCTTGGTCCGACCCTCGCGCTTCTGAGAGGCAACAATGGCAGAGGAGGTGGCAGGGGAGGCGGTAGGGGAGGCGGTAGGGGAGGCGGTAGGGAAGGCGGCAGGGGAGGCAAACCCAACAACCGGAAGTACGGCAAGTGATGATGTGTTAGCACGGCGCGTTCGGCGTTCGGGAGTTGCTGATTCATTTTGTATGCGATGCCTGGCCGAACGAATATGGCGTCTTGTTAGCAGTTGTCAAAACCATTTGGGGGAAAAACAAGATAATGTCTGTTTAACTGTCGATTCGGGATTTAAACGACCACGTGAATGCAATTGATCATCATGCGTGTTGGGGCGGAATAAGTAATATACCCGGGTGCAAAAACAACCACGTAACGAAAACAAGCAAACACATCATGATCTGGTCGTATTTCTGCAAGCATTTCAAAACCTGCCTTCATAATTTAAGTTTTGCGACCGGATTAATATCAACACAATTTGCATCAGGACTTGCAGAGTTTTATTACAGTGAACGCCAGTTCATCAGAATCAGATCCATGGGAAGAAAATTGCACCGTAGTTCCGGTTCTATAGAACAGTGAAATAAACATCCTAAATCATAAAGAACTGATGACAAATAATTTGCGATTTTGAGCGATCCACTGTCAAATAAATACTAGCACGAATTGTGATGTTGACAGTGTGGCGTTGTCCTCTGACGAGCGTTCCCTCGCTAACACACACAACGTGAATGAGTCACTCGCCTCGTCGAGGGACAGGTGTGACCTTATCTCATTCGTGAATAGTCTGTTGACTCGAAGCGACCCTCAATTTGTCCACTTGTGTTTGCTTTGAGTTGTATGCGGTTGTTTATATGGTTGTCGCTGCTTTTATAATCATATATAAAGCGGGACGAAACCCATTTTCGATAGATACAATGTATCATATGTTGTGGAGTCACTGTATAAGGGGTTGTTTGGATACATGTGTTTTGCTAAACTAGTTTCCCCTAAACTCGTTTGCGGTTGTAACTAATCAAAACCATGTTTGGTTGGCACAACAAATCCAAGGATAAGTAAGACTTAGTTTCCATAAAACCAAAAAAGTGGTTTTTGGAAAAACAACGATTCGACGTTTTTGGAAAAACAACTGTCTCCTAGAACATTCTAACGAATCGATTGAAGACAATCAAAGTGAGTGACTCGGTCGTACGTAACACAGCTAATTAACACGTGGCGATCTTAATAAAACTGTAAATGCTGGAACCAagaaaggaggaggaaggaacaggcGAAAGAAGGAGAGACGGAAGATTCGTATGGAACCGGTGAAGGAGCAGCGCTGCTGGCGTCTGGCGAGGTGcaatgcatccatgcatgcatgcacgtccCGCCTAATTACGGGGTTATCCTTGCTTGGAAATTTCCAAGAAATTAAAAAAGGACGTTAAAATATTGACTCACGTGCGGCTTCATCACGTACCATTTGCAGTAACATAATTAACCGTCTCGCTCGGCTCACACCACCCAGCTAAATTGCAGCCAGTGGAGTGGAGTGTATTGTGCTTGGAAACTTCAGATAGATGCCAGGCGACGAATGGTGGTAATAATATGCCGGATGGTAGCCACTGCCTAATTCAGAGCGAATATGAGAAGGTCAGGTCAGGTGCAATGGACCTCAACATTGACTCACGTGCGGCTAATCTCGCTCACCATTTGAGTGCAGTGGAGTGTATACCACTACCACCCTCTAGCTAACTCCCACTTGATCATACTTAAGTAGGCTAGGCTATTTTCCATGATCACTGATTCGCGTATTTCGGTGGGGTCTGAAATACTTGTAGCCCTGAAATTTCGAGCCAGTTCCAATCCAAAATTTAAATCAGGTTAAATTTTAATAAAATTTACTGGGTTTTCAAAACTCAAAAACCGAAAGAATTTCTGGAATTTCACGTATTTCGGCGACGTCCAAAAGTTTTTCGTTTCCGAAATGAAGAACCTTGGCTACTGATATCTTCTTTCACAATTGCTGTAGTGTAACATTCCTGCATTTTGTGGAGCCCCGGCAAAAGCAAGGCAAGTAGGCAAAGGCACCCAGAAACAGTTCGGAAACCAGGAAGCAGAGCATCTTTTTACATAATCCCAGTTCTACTCTCCCCTGCTTCGTTCTCTTCACAACCAACTCCTGTCGCCGGTATAAAAACCATGGAGGCGCGCTTCCGGTCGTTTCAACTTTCAACTCGACATCAAAGGAACATTCCATGGCTGACCCAAGCAGCACGTGcgcgcctccttcttcttcttccacgtcgCCGCGGCTCAGCGCCGGCGTCGTCAACTTCTTGGCGCGCCGTGCCATGAACACGCACcaccgagcagcagcagcagcagcatttcCCCTCCACTCGCCGGGCTCCTCCACCGGCTCCGCCGACTCCGTGCCGTGGAgcagctgccaccaccaccacgcccCGCCCACGCCGCCCCTGCCGCCGTTCGACACCGACGAGAAGCTCCTGCTCAACACGCTCTCCCAGCACGAGGCAGCGGCGGCGCCGCTGAAGCAAGAGGCAACCGACGCCGAGGTGGCGCCCGGCGTGGGCGGCGGGCGCGCGTTCCGCGGCGTGCGGAAGCGGCCTTGGGGCAAGTACGCGGCGGAGATCCGGGACTCGACGCGGAATGGCGTCAGGGTTTGGCTAGGCACGTTCGAGAgcccggaggcggcggcgctggcctACGACCAGGCGGCCTTCGCCATGCGCGGCTGCGCCGCCGTCCTCAACTTCCCCGCCGACCAGGTCCGCCGCTCGCTCGAGGGCGCGGGGGAAGACGTGCGCGGCCGCGCCCACGGGGTGTCGCCCGTGCTGGCGCTCAAGCGGCGGCACTCCATGCGGAGCCGAAAGGCCACGGCGTCGTCGCCGTGCCGCAAGGCCGCCCGTGGCCGGCCGGAGGGCGTGGTGATGGAGCTGGAGGACCTTGGCGCGGAGTACCTCGAGGAACTGCTCGGCGCCGCCGACGACATGACGGCCTCGGCCTACGACTCATGGTGCTCGGGCTATCATTCCATCTGATGCAAGAAGAGAGCTGGTaacgatggattgatcaccatgacACCATTTGTGTAGCTCTTTCTtccctgttgctgttgctgttgtgggCGGTTCCAGAATTTAGATAGCTTCTGTAGGATGGAGAAACGGGTTGCGAGACCGATGGCATGTTTGGGTCTGAATTTGGATAGCCGTGAAAGATGTGAAGTGACAAATGTTTGGGCTTGAATCCAGTCAAAATGACTGCATGGTTGTAGATAATTCATAGGCGCCAAGTTCGAATTTTGTGTGGCTTGGGTTGctgtttttttcttttcaaaaaggaacagaaaagatacacgggattgttgttagtttttATCGTTGGCGGGTAAAGTGGACTAGAAAAAAGAAGCATGCATGTCCTGATCGACCAGGTCAAGTCCAAAGTCCAAACATGTCTGCCTGCAAGTTGACGTTGGTGTGTGTTGGTAGGCAGTCACGTACGAGTATATGTGTACAAGCTAAACACAATACTAAGATCATCTTCAATAGATGATGCAAATTTGAGGATGCAAAAAGGAGATGTAAACATTTACATCTTAAAAACATTTTACATCTTAAAAAAAAGAGTCAACTCCAACCGATGATGCATATTGGAGATgtaaaagagcaactccaatagatggtGCAAAGTGGAGATGTGAAACCAGCCGCCGGCTGCGTGGCTGTGTACAACTAGTCGGCATGAGCGCTGATGGCCGAGCGCTGAGAGACAGGAGGAGCGTCGGTGGACCGAGCGGCGACCGAGCGACGAGAGCCGGGAGGTCGAATGCGGCGGGAGGAGCTCGAATGGCCGGCGGTGCGGCTATGAATCGAGCGGTGGATTGGTCGCGGCGGGGCGACGACATTGCGGCATGAGAAGATCAAGTCTGGCGGCGGAaaagcgccggcggcgtggaggcaTGTGTGCCGCTCGAattcggcggggcggggcgggggagGGGGTGTGGGGCTCAAATCACGCGGTGCACGCGGCGACGTAGAAGCGGCCAATTCGAAGGCGGGAGACGGCAGAGAAACGACGAAACCGGCAGCGGGGACGGTGGAGCGGCCGGATCTAGCAGTGGGGCATCGGCGACATGGTGCGGTAAGCGAGTGGCGCGGCGACGGAAGTGAACGGACTCAAGTCAATGACTACAGCGACGCAGCAGGGtgggtcataccagcggcggctgcggCGGAGGAGGTGGCTGGGTTGTCAGAGTCGGCCATGGCCCGGGCGGTAGTTGGCGGGCTGCGGAAGGAAAATGAAGCAGTTGGGCAGTTGGCTGGCAGTCGCCAGTTTTAGTGAAGGTGCAAATTTGCATCTCCAGGtgttataatttacattttttgaaGGTGAAGATGTATTTTTTTCatctacatcatctgttggagaAGAGTATTTGGGCCTTGAAGATGCAAAGTTAGTTATTTTTGCATCCACattatctattggagatgctctaacaataAGTAGTAGTTGGTGTTTGCCAACATACCGTGTATTAAGTTGGGATTGTTGGTTGTTTAAATATTTGATATTACTCctttcgtcccaaaataagtgacttcaCCTTAGTATAACTTTATCGTAAAGTTAGTAgagagttgagacacttattttggaacggtccacttctaatgtctgagttggttgaatagtaccatggtttattttcgtcccaccactttcaagCTTTTTTTTTCGCTGATTTTTTTCTGTCCCCCCGCCCACCATCTCTCTCACGTTAATTTTCTTCTTCTTCGCAATTAAAACCGAACTGTGTCCGATCCTCTTTTCATTTATTCGTGCTTGCTATGGCAGGTGTCTATTGAATTCAATCATGTAAATATTTGGTAATTAAGAATTCAGAAATAATACCATATACATGAGATCACCTTCCAAACAAATCACCTCTCTCCCCGATTTATTTTTCTCACTCATCCCCTTCCATAAACATCTCTATTCCTAATTGAGCAGTACCTAAGTCGTCGTTCGTTCGTTCGTTGCCTCCCCCTCGCACGACCTCCCCTTTCACCGATTTTTTTCGCCTCGCACGACCTCCCCCTCCACCGATTTTTTCCGCCTCGCACAACCTCCTCCCTGTCCATCGATTTTCATTAAAAACGAATCAAACCACGATCTGTCTCGCTCCCAAACCCGCCCCTGCCGATCCAATATCCGCTGCATCATCGCACCACATCCAGGCTCTCCCGGCCCCTCTCTTCCCATGTCGTGAGCAGCAGCCGCACCCCACCCACCCCATGATCACGGTGGCGTTCCGGCCCTCCACCCAATC encodes:
- the LOC119309471 gene encoding ethylene-responsive transcription factor 1B-like, whose amino-acid sequence is MADPSSTCAPPSSSSTSPRLSAGVVNFLARRAMNTHHRAAAAAAFPLHSPGSSTGSADSVPWSSCHHHHAPPTPPLPPFDTDEKLLLNTLSQHEAAAAPLKQEATDAEVAPGVGGGRAFRGVRKRPWGKYAAEIRDSTRNGVRVWLGTFESPEAAALAYDQAAFAMRGCAAVLNFPADQVRRSLEGAGEDVRGRAHGVSPVLALKRRHSMRSRKATASSPCRKAARGRPEGVVMELEDLGAEYLEELLGAADDMTASAYDSWCSGYHSI
- the LOC119348938 gene encoding coilin-like, coding for MATPPAPSPSPVRLRLVFDKARLLRRAQRDLRRCWLLLRPELATVADLAAHVAARFRLHRSCPGGVVLTMDGFAVPPFESTCIFRDKDIIRVQQKACKRMVHHDDVHCIEDPEKVEMRPLPTEDKILAIEYQIDSSKHQEEEVHCDHQPEEKVTSDHDLENGHTSSKRKRKDEDAKIPESSRRKKLKKAKHIGCSKVDDICQDQGSHGSKESKPSTIGIEEKKADIQTECTVELDGKQKPDRCNKTELSCETEVAGQTTQIPKTSRSARRKKIKRQLRKLEKEKLKENVDCQESPAAADCPSSSNHDDLPCPSSNENGPHLPFSSHEAEEEESDASEDIVPVVVRPGHIRFEPAGEPNTSSAKETQANFTWGGTMSKKKGQKWGMNNSNKKSAHTCNLGKIVGSNTEVNHLVVDSRDEENVFSGASNQKVNEINHDVLAKEKSVAEEGKSASEPLDFEALYPLTRLPVEGDLIAYRLVTLSSSWCPEISSYRVGKVLMYDLISSRIILLPVPEHPIITEEMTCEDESDAMMVDTSPYKEDGSLEIEYSNLLDVRLVKGSKPVSADLSTPIRETGKEGKSPVGEPVALDENKGKVHSQNGTSVPALDENKGKVHSQNGTSVPALDENKGKVHSQNGTSVPPDSSKGPEAPPENTRDKAWEASSEVPNGKPDDEAEGNNGWGAWKQNASTSAWSYRAQRSTALGPTLALLRGNNGRGGGRGGGRGGGRGGGREGGRGGKPNNRKYGK